A stretch of the Jeotgalibacillus haloalkalitolerans genome encodes the following:
- a CDS encoding STAS domain-containing protein yields the protein MPHLVKFAEYVSSHKTVMAEEIVNAVIERASLKISDDERENAVVMYKEFLTFLGDIAEQHRTTAPEALINWSKENAAMQVSAGGKISEIIVRYQPTREVFIEVVNEIGEQLNLCIKEQSEIIKKVDLLLDTSLNETVFAYEAMTERMEERYLEETARLSAPIVPVREGVVVLPLIGEMTAFRARYILENVLPELAGSDITHAIIDFSGITPVEIEVAQYLNQMKGMLQLLGIQVLATGFRPDTVKSLVDSGLVDFRNTRAFTTVKQALDSLEKVNI from the coding sequence GTGCCTCATCTTGTGAAGTTTGCGGAATATGTAAGCAGCCATAAAACGGTGATGGCTGAAGAGATTGTGAATGCAGTCATTGAAAGAGCGAGCCTGAAGATCTCTGATGATGAGCGTGAAAATGCGGTTGTGATGTATAAGGAGTTCCTGACTTTTTTAGGGGATATTGCTGAACAGCACAGGACGACTGCTCCCGAGGCTCTGATCAACTGGAGTAAAGAAAACGCAGCCATGCAGGTTTCTGCGGGTGGGAAAATATCAGAAATCATTGTCCGCTACCAGCCGACCCGTGAAGTGTTTATTGAAGTGGTCAACGAAATCGGTGAACAATTGAATCTTTGTATAAAAGAGCAGTCTGAGATTATTAAAAAGGTTGACCTTTTGCTTGATACAAGTTTGAACGAAACAGTATTTGCTTATGAAGCAATGACTGAGCGTATGGAAGAGCGTTATCTGGAAGAAACAGCCCGTCTTTCTGCCCCGATTGTTCCGGTAAGAGAAGGTGTTGTTGTACTTCCATTAATCGGTGAGATGACTGCTTTTCGTGCAAGGTATATTTTAGAGAATGTACTTCCTGAACTGGCAGGCTCAGATATCACACATGCAATTATCGATTTTTCAGGCATCACGCCAGTAGAAATTGAAGTGGCCCAGTATTTGAATCAGATGAAAGGTATGCTTCAGCTTCTTGGCATACAGGTGCTTGCGACAGGATTCAGACCTGATACCGTCAAATCTCTTGTAGATAGCGGACTTGTTGACTTTAGAAATACAAGAGCATTTACAACCGTTAAACAGGCACTTGATAGTCTTGAAAAAGTGAACATATAA
- a CDS encoding ABC transporter substrate-binding protein, with protein MKLWNKKVAGVTVLTMSLLLAACSGDEESTDTGTDAGSDTGGDEGTSEEEVTITYARGVDVTNATDALIAAFEEQNPNINVEYREMPADTGAQHDQYVTILGSQSSEIDVFQADVIWPAEFAQAQYALELDRFIEQDGINLDDYFPGTIQSGNFNGRQYAMPQFTDAGLLYYRTDIVDTPPATWTELIEMAGSLQGEGETEFGYLMQANQYEGMVTNAVEFIASHGGEIINENNEVVVDSPETVAGIQTMIDIVNSEFVPSNILSFQETETNNAWVGGQAVFARNWPYMQATSNDEEVSEVAGNVGFSVLPAAEDGTNAATLGGWMAMINRYSENQEAAWEFVKFITGPEGQKISAQEGGLAPTIESLYEDAEVQEAAPIFAQPEFVETLQNAVPRPVTPIYPRISDIMQVQLSRALAGEITAEEAAATMQEEMEAAIAE; from the coding sequence ATGAAACTTTGGAACAAAAAAGTTGCCGGCGTTACTGTATTAACAATGAGCTTACTTCTTGCTGCATGTAGCGGAGACGAGGAGTCAACAGACACGGGAACAGATGCCGGTTCTGATACAGGTGGAGATGAAGGCACATCTGAAGAAGAAGTAACAATCACTTATGCACGTGGTGTTGACGTGACAAACGCAACAGATGCTTTAATTGCTGCTTTTGAAGAACAAAACCCGAATATTAACGTTGAGTATCGCGAAATGCCTGCAGATACGGGCGCTCAGCATGACCAATATGTAACGATTCTTGGTTCACAGAGTTCTGAGATTGATGTATTCCAGGCAGATGTAATCTGGCCTGCTGAATTTGCCCAGGCACAGTATGCACTTGAGCTTGACCGTTTTATTGAACAGGATGGCATCAACCTTGATGATTACTTCCCTGGTACGATTCAGTCGGGTAATTTCAATGGCCGTCAGTATGCGATGCCGCAGTTCACAGATGCAGGTCTTCTGTATTACCGTACAGACATTGTGGACACGCCTCCTGCAACCTGGACAGAGCTGATTGAAATGGCAGGATCTCTGCAGGGTGAAGGCGAAACTGAATTCGGATACCTGATGCAGGCTAACCAATATGAAGGTATGGTGACAAACGCAGTTGAGTTCATTGCTTCTCACGGCGGTGAAATTATTAACGAGAACAATGAAGTAGTTGTAGACAGCCCTGAAACGGTTGCCGGTATCCAGACAATGATTGATATCGTAAACTCTGAGTTTGTGCCAAGCAATATCCTAAGCTTCCAGGAAACTGAAACAAACAATGCATGGGTTGGCGGACAGGCAGTATTCGCACGTAACTGGCCATATATGCAGGCAACTTCAAACGATGAAGAAGTGTCTGAAGTTGCAGGAAATGTAGGATTCTCTGTTCTTCCGGCAGCTGAAGATGGTACAAACGCTGCAACACTTGGCGGATGGATGGCAATGATCAACCGTTACTCTGAAAATCAGGAAGCTGCATGGGAATTTGTAAAGTTCATCACAGGTCCTGAAGGTCAGAAGATCAGTGCTCAGGAAGGCGGTCTTGCACCGACAATCGAATCACTTTATGAAGATGCTGAAGTTCAGGAAGCAGCACCAATCTTTGCTCAGCCTGAATTCGTTGAGACACTTCAGAATGCTGTACCAAGACCGGTAACACCGATCTATCCACGTATCTCTGATATTATGCAGGTTCAGCTTTCAAGAGCACTTGCAGGAGAAATCACAGCTGAAGAAGCTGCTGCAACGATGCAGGAAGAAATGGAAGCAGCGATCGCTGAGTAA
- a CDS encoding sugar phosphate isomerase/epimerase family protein, with translation MKLGVFAVLFAQKPFEEMLDYVKDSGLDSVEIGTGGYPGNDHCPIDELLEDEGKRKEYLEKVTSRGLTISAFSCHGNPVSPDEAFAKESDEALRKTIELAKLCGVPVVNTFSGTPGADADAKHPNWPVAPWPNEYGDILKWQWEEKLIPYWKEIAEIAKKADVKIGLELHGGFSVHTPYTMLKLREATNEYIGANLDPSHLWWQGIDPVGAIKILGKENAIHHFHAKDTYIDQDNVNMYGLTDMQTYDKIQTRAWSFRSVGMGHPADEWGRIISALRTYGYDHVVSIEHEDPIMSIEEGFQRAVQTLKSVNIKEQPADMWWL, from the coding sequence ATGAAGTTAGGTGTATTTGCAGTATTATTTGCACAAAAACCATTTGAAGAAATGCTTGATTATGTGAAAGATTCAGGTCTTGATTCAGTTGAAATCGGTACAGGCGGATATCCTGGGAACGACCATTGCCCGATCGATGAGCTGCTTGAAGACGAAGGCAAGCGTAAAGAATACCTTGAAAAAGTAACATCACGCGGTCTGACAATCAGCGCATTCAGCTGCCACGGCAACCCTGTCAGCCCTGATGAAGCGTTCGCAAAAGAGAGTGACGAAGCACTTCGCAAAACGATCGAACTTGCGAAGCTGTGCGGCGTTCCTGTCGTTAACACTTTTTCAGGTACACCGGGTGCTGACGCTGACGCTAAGCATCCAAACTGGCCGGTTGCACCGTGGCCAAACGAATACGGTGATATTCTGAAATGGCAGTGGGAAGAAAAATTAATTCCATACTGGAAAGAAATCGCTGAAATTGCAAAAAAAGCTGACGTAAAAATCGGCCTTGAACTGCACGGCGGATTCTCTGTCCACACGCCATACACAATGCTGAAGCTGCGTGAAGCAACAAACGAATATATCGGAGCAAACCTTGATCCAAGTCACTTATGGTGGCAGGGAATTGATCCGGTCGGTGCGATTAAAATTCTTGGAAAAGAAAATGCGATCCATCACTTCCATGCAAAAGACACGTACATTGATCAGGACAACGTCAATATGTATGGTCTGACGGACATGCAGACATACGACAAAATCCAGACGCGCGCATGGAGCTTCCGTTCAGTTGGAATGGGACACCCTGCAGACGAATGGGGCCGCATCATCAGCGCACTGCGCACATACGGCTACGACCACGTTGTCAGCATCGAACATGAAGATCCAATCATGAGTATCGAAGAAGGCTTCCAGCGCGCAGTACAGACATTGAAGTCGGTGAATATTAAAGAACAGCCAGCGGATATGTGGTGGCTGTAA
- a CDS encoding Gfo/Idh/MocA family protein has translation MAKLKVGVVGAGSIAKHRHLAEYAANKNVEIVAICDINEKRAKEMAKKFGAAQTFTDYKDLVKLDLDAVSVCTPNHLHAPVSIAALEAGKHVLCEKPMATSEQEADDMIAAAEKAGKLLMIGHNQRFVASHQKAQEWIASGELGKVYSFRTAFGHPGPEGWSADGKDSWFFKKDEAFIGAMGDLGVHKTDLIRYILGEEMTEVAAMVETSAKENTDVDDNAVLVLKTESGIIGTLAASWSYVAEDNATVIYAEKGVLRLEDDPEYSVVLQKADGTKEELSLGKIQSNDEGGQVSTGVIDHFVDSILSGKQPLIDGEEGKRSLKVILGALESNKSKQIVKL, from the coding sequence ATGGCTAAATTAAAAGTTGGTGTTGTAGGTGCCGGAAGTATTGCGAAGCACCGTCACCTTGCTGAATATGCAGCAAATAAAAACGTAGAAATCGTTGCAATCTGTGATATTAATGAAAAGCGTGCAAAGGAAATGGCTAAAAAATTCGGTGCTGCGCAAACGTTTACAGACTATAAGGATCTTGTGAAACTGGATCTTGATGCAGTCAGCGTCTGCACGCCGAACCACCTTCATGCACCTGTATCAATCGCTGCCCTTGAAGCCGGCAAACACGTATTGTGTGAAAAGCCGATGGCAACAAGCGAACAGGAAGCAGACGATATGATCGCAGCTGCTGAAAAAGCCGGCAAACTGCTGATGATCGGTCATAACCAGCGCTTCGTGGCATCACATCAGAAAGCTCAGGAGTGGATTGCTTCAGGTGAACTTGGCAAAGTCTACAGCTTCCGTACTGCGTTCGGTCATCCTGGTCCTGAAGGCTGGAGTGCTGACGGTAAAGACAGCTGGTTCTTTAAAAAGGATGAGGCTTTTATCGGCGCAATGGGCGACCTTGGCGTACACAAAACAGATTTAATCCGCTACATATTAGGTGAAGAAATGACAGAAGTAGCGGCAATGGTTGAAACAAGTGCTAAAGAAAACACTGATGTGGATGACAATGCCGTACTCGTATTGAAAACAGAAAGTGGCATTATCGGCACGCTTGCTGCAAGCTGGTCTTATGTTGCTGAAGATAATGCAACGGTCATTTATGCAGAAAAAGGCGTTCTTCGTCTTGAAGACGATCCTGAATATTCAGTTGTTCTGCAAAAAGCTGATGGCACAAAAGAAGAACTGTCTCTTGGAAAAATCCAGTCAAATGATGAAGGCGGTCAGGTATCAACCGGTGTCATCGATCATTTTGTAGACTCAATCCTTTCAGGCAAGCAGCCGCTGATCGATGGTGAAGAAGGAAAACGTTCTCTGAAAGTCATCTTGGGAGCACTTGAATCTAACAAATCCAAACAGATTGTAAAACTGTAG
- a CDS encoding carbohydrate ABC transporter permease, with product MNKRAGIGFYIFLVVFVFFVMFPFIWVFLTSIKPPGEIFNNFNWFTADPSLASYENAITNRPLFRYMWNSFVVSSLTTLIAIGFASIAAYALTRLPIRFKGVILGIILAASMFPQIAIISPIYNFITAADLRNSYMGLVIPYITVSLPLAIWILATFFQKIPWELEESAKLDGASPFQTFRKIIFPLAAPGVFTTGILVFIAAWNEYLFALTINTADEWRTVPVGISLYQSQFTIPWGDISAATVLVTIPIVILVLIFQRRIVAGLTSGSVKE from the coding sequence ATGAACAAACGTGCAGGAATAGGCTTCTATATTTTTCTGGTCGTGTTTGTATTTTTCGTGATGTTCCCTTTCATCTGGGTTTTCCTCACGTCGATCAAACCGCCGGGCGAAATTTTTAATAACTTTAACTGGTTCACAGCAGATCCATCTCTTGCATCCTATGAAAACGCCATTACGAACCGTCCGCTTTTCAGATACATGTGGAACAGTTTTGTCGTATCTTCATTAACTACATTGATTGCGATTGGATTTGCTTCGATTGCAGCATATGCACTGACGCGTCTGCCAATCAGATTTAAAGGTGTTATTTTAGGGATCATCTTAGCAGCATCCATGTTCCCGCAGATTGCGATTATTTCACCAATCTATAACTTTATAACTGCTGCAGATCTTCGTAACAGCTATATGGGCCTGGTGATTCCGTATATTACGGTTTCCCTCCCTCTTGCAATCTGGATTCTGGCAACCTTCTTCCAGAAGATTCCGTGGGAGCTTGAAGAATCAGCAAAGCTGGATGGTGCGTCACCTTTCCAGACGTTCAGAAAAATTATTTTCCCGCTTGCAGCACCTGGTGTTTTCACAACCGGTATCCTTGTATTTATCGCTGCGTGGAATGAGTATTTATTTGCCTTAACCATCAACACTGCCGATGAATGGCGTACAGTGCCTGTTGGGATCTCACTTTATCAGAGTCAGTTCACGATTCCTTGGGGAGATATTTCAGCTGCGACTGTTCTTGTAACCATCCCTATTGTTATACTGGTACTAATTTTCCAGAGAAGAATTGTTGCCGGACTGACTTCAGGCTCGGTAAAAGAATAA
- a CDS encoding ThuA domain-containing protein, whose product MNVTVWNEFRHEKKHDAVKEIYPDGIHRVIADALAEHGYDVKTATLDEPEHGLTEDVLNNTDVLLWWGHLAHDEVDDAIVEKVQKRVWEGMGLIVLHSAHFSKIFKHLMGTGCDLKWREANERERLWVVDPSHPIADGIGEYIELEEEEMYGEHFDIPAPDELIFLSWFQGGEVFRSGATFKRGNGKIFYFRPGHETHPTYHNKQIQQVIANGVKWAAPTKRDYPVYGNAKPIEKLEGYKED is encoded by the coding sequence ATGAACGTTACGGTTTGGAATGAATTTAGACATGAGAAAAAACATGATGCTGTTAAGGAAATCTATCCTGATGGCATTCACCGTGTAATTGCGGATGCACTTGCTGAACACGGCTATGATGTGAAAACGGCTACATTGGATGAGCCGGAGCACGGTTTAACTGAAGACGTGCTGAATAACACAGATGTTCTTTTATGGTGGGGTCACCTTGCGCATGATGAAGTGGATGACGCGATTGTAGAAAAGGTACAGAAGCGAGTCTGGGAAGGAATGGGCCTGATCGTCCTTCACTCTGCCCACTTTTCAAAGATCTTTAAGCATCTGATGGGTACAGGCTGTGACTTGAAATGGCGTGAAGCGAATGAGCGCGAGCGTCTGTGGGTCGTTGATCCAAGTCACCCGATTGCTGACGGTATTGGTGAGTATATCGAGCTTGAAGAAGAGGAAATGTATGGTGAACACTTTGATATTCCTGCGCCGGATGAACTGATTTTCCTCAGCTGGTTCCAGGGTGGAGAAGTATTCAGAAGTGGTGCAACATTCAAGCGTGGAAACGGAAAGATCTTCTATTTCCGTCCGGGCCACGAAACACACCCTACTTATCATAACAAACAAATCCAGCAGGTTATTGCTAACGGCGTAAAATGGGCGGCTCCAACTAAGCGTGACTACCCTGTTTACGGAAATGCAAAGCCGATCGAAAAGCTTGAAGGATATAAGGAGGACTAA
- a CDS encoding gas vesicle protein K, which produces MQQVNPTSGKINLDPDKAEHGLAQLVLTVVELLRQIVERHAIRRVEGGTLSDEEIERLGEALMNLEEKMEELREVFGLEAEDLNIDLGPLGSLL; this is translated from the coding sequence ATGCAACAGGTCAACCCGACAAGCGGAAAGATCAACCTTGATCCGGATAAAGCGGAACATGGACTTGCCCAGCTCGTACTGACAGTCGTCGAACTGCTCAGGCAGATTGTAGAACGTCACGCAATCCGCCGCGTGGAAGGCGGTACATTGTCTGACGAAGAGATTGAAAGGCTTGGGGAAGCACTCATGAATCTGGAAGAAAAGATGGAAGAATTAAGAGAGGTATTCGGCTTGGAAGCTGAAGATCTGAATATTGATCTCGGTCCACTCGGCAGTCTGCTTTAA
- a CDS encoding gas vesicle protein → MAVEHNMQSSTIVDVLEKVLDKGVVIAGDITVGIADIELLTIKIRLIVASVDKAKEIGLDWWESDPYLSSKAIDQNTKAIEQENKELRERLQALENKIEAK, encoded by the coding sequence ATGGCAGTCGAACATAATATGCAATCCAGTACGATTGTGGATGTGCTCGAGAAAGTGCTTGATAAAGGGGTCGTCATCGCAGGTGATATCACGGTCGGCATTGCTGATATCGAACTGCTTACAATTAAAATCAGACTGATCGTCGCATCAGTGGATAAAGCCAAGGAAATCGGGCTCGACTGGTGGGAATCTGATCCTTACTTAAGCTCAAAAGCAATTGATCAAAATACAAAAGCAATTGAACAGGAAAATAAAGAACTGAGAGAAAGACTGCAGGCACTCGAAAATAAAATAGAAGCTAAATAA
- the gvpU gene encoding gas vesicle accessory protein GvpU, translating into MKDNVLESFVQAANKYDFTLDISLNINGAVVTGTMISAGEYFKALSEEFAEGNEVAEKLAEQLSETGENAESNAGSEANFIHLKDTKIYNGDSKATPSRGKILWRGKLEEVDGFFLGKISSGSSK; encoded by the coding sequence ATGAAGGATAATGTACTGGAGTCATTCGTGCAGGCTGCAAACAAGTATGATTTCACACTTGATATCAGTCTGAATATAAATGGAGCTGTCGTAACAGGGACGATGATTTCTGCAGGTGAGTATTTCAAAGCTTTAAGTGAAGAATTTGCTGAAGGAAATGAAGTGGCTGAAAAGCTGGCAGAACAGTTATCTGAAACAGGAGAAAATGCTGAGTCAAATGCCGGATCAGAGGCTAACTTTATTCATCTGAAGGATACAAAAATCTATAATGGTGACAGCAAAGCCACACCATCAAGAGGGAAAATCCTCTGGCGTGGTAAGCTTGAGGAAGTAGATGGTTTTTTCCTTGGTAAAATTTCATCAGGCAGTTCTAAATAA
- a CDS encoding Gfo/Idh/MocA family protein, whose product MDKLRVGIIGVGGIAVSRHLPSFLALGNDVDVTAVCDVNAERAKTVAKDYQIPYHTDDYHKIFDKVDAVTICTPNKFHAEIAIAAFEAGKHVLCEKPMAMTTAECKAMIEASEKAGKVLMIAYHYRHTKEAVAAKRFINAGEIGRPLVSRAQAIRRRKVPGWGVFTNKDLQGGGSLIDFGCHFLDLALHLMDFPEISEVSGATYNELSRQDDVVNQWGKFDPTTFEVDDHATAYIKFKDGATLLFETSWAANLADDQETVTVSGTKGGLDVYPLKLYQAKYGMLLDQEAYWISDDENPGLPQAYNFLESCRGNQEPLVKPEEAMMVSKVIEAIYESSETGKSIRF is encoded by the coding sequence ATGGATAAATTAAGAGTTGGAATTATTGGAGTCGGAGGCATCGCGGTATCGCGGCACCTCCCCTCCTTTCTTGCGTTAGGAAACGATGTTGATGTAACGGCAGTCTGTGATGTAAATGCAGAGCGTGCCAAGACCGTTGCAAAAGACTACCAGATTCCTTACCACACAGACGACTATCATAAGATCTTTGATAAAGTGGATGCAGTCACCATCTGTACACCTAACAAGTTTCACGCAGAAATTGCAATCGCTGCATTCGAAGCCGGCAAACACGTTTTGTGTGAAAAGCCGATGGCCATGACTACTGCAGAGTGTAAGGCCATGATTGAAGCCTCTGAAAAGGCTGGAAAAGTATTAATGATTGCTTATCACTACCGTCATACAAAAGAAGCGGTGGCTGCTAAACGTTTTATTAATGCAGGTGAAATCGGCCGTCCACTCGTATCCCGTGCACAGGCAATCAGACGCCGTAAAGTACCAGGCTGGGGCGTATTTACAAACAAGGATCTGCAGGGCGGTGGAAGTCTGATCGACTTTGGCTGTCATTTCCTGGACCTTGCCCTACACCTGATGGATTTTCCTGAAATCTCAGAAGTGTCAGGTGCAACTTACAATGAATTGAGCCGTCAGGATGATGTCGTCAATCAGTGGGGTAAATTTGATCCAACGACATTTGAAGTCGACGACCATGCAACTGCCTATATTAAATTCAAGGATGGCGCTACATTGTTATTTGAAACATCATGGGCAGCTAACCTGGCAGATGACCAGGAAACTGTTACAGTATCAGGTACAAAGGGCGGTCTTGATGTATACCCGCTTAAGCTTTATCAGGCAAAATACGGCATGCTGCTTGATCAGGAAGCCTACTGGATTTCAGATGATGAAAATCCTGGACTACCGCAGGCGTACAACTTCCTTGAAAGCTGCCGCGGCAATCAGGAACCACTCGTGAAGCCTGAAGAAGCGATGATGGTTTCAAAGGTGATTGAAGCAATTTATGAGAGCAGTGAGACTGGGAAATCGATTAGGTTTTAA
- a CDS encoding YtxH domain-containing protein yields the protein MADETKLDNQENSEESSGKSKSTIGRSIAGGLIGASLGYLATPQNGKRLISSLDADKLKSKSSDITQAAKDKSKKTTDSIKNSAKSLFGRDKDEDDDYDEDADVSAEKQDEDSDETYLDSGLKKGEKGKKDQDDEDDDNDDDKLENLDDKEVKKEKKKRKRKKKGKDANDDVNKRLDRLEKMISQLAEGEDPDVEDDEEDEDQDQDKDKLENMNDKEVKREKKKRKRKKKGKDANDDVHKRLDSLEKLIAQLAENQGSDDEDEEDDEEDNELENDNEVNEDEKDENDSSDDDADEKDGDDTEDDEDEDNDTEDDEDEDEEDDDTEEDNDEDEDDDDSDEDEEVEDEEEDKKEKKDEKDKEDEEEEKEDKKEDKKKAPAKKSTAKKTASKSTSTKSKPRKKRTPAKKSTTKKTGGTTVSSNDDTKS from the coding sequence ATGGCAGATGAAACGAAATTGGACAATCAGGAAAACAGCGAAGAATCATCAGGAAAAAGCAAAAGCACAATCGGCCGCTCAATTGCGGGTGGATTAATCGGAGCCTCTCTTGGCTACCTTGCTACACCTCAAAACGGTAAGCGTCTTATCAGCAGCCTTGACGCTGATAAACTTAAATCTAAAAGCTCAGATATCACACAGGCAGCAAAAGATAAATCTAAGAAAACTACTGATTCTATTAAAAACTCTGCGAAAAGCCTTTTCGGACGAGATAAAGATGAAGACGACGATTATGATGAAGATGCAGATGTATCTGCTGAAAAGCAGGATGAAGACAGCGATGAAACGTATCTTGATTCAGGTCTGAAAAAGGGCGAAAAAGGCAAGAAGGATCAGGACGACGAAGATGATGACAATGACGATGACAAGCTTGAAAACTTGGATGACAAAGAAGTTAAGAAAGAAAAGAAAAAGAGAAAGAGAAAAAAGAAGGGCAAAGATGCAAATGATGATGTCAATAAGAGACTTGACCGTCTTGAAAAAATGATCTCTCAGCTTGCTGAAGGAGAAGACCCAGACGTTGAGGACGATGAAGAAGATGAGGATCAGGACCAGGATAAAGACAAGCTTGAAAACATGAATGATAAAGAGGTTAAGAGAGAAAAGAAAAAGAGAAAGAGAAAGAAAAAAGGCAAAGATGCAAATGATGATGTGCATAAGAGACTTGACAGCCTTGAAAAACTGATCGCCCAGCTTGCTGAAAATCAGGGATCTGACGATGAGGATGAAGAGGACGATGAAGAAGACAACGAGCTGGAAAACGACAACGAAGTGAACGAAGACGAGAAGGATGAAAATGATTCTTCAGATGATGACGCAGATGAAAAAGACGGCGATGATACTGAAGATGATGAAGATGAAGATAATGATACTGAAGATGATGAAGACGAAGATGAAGAAGATGACGACACCGAAGAAGATAACGATGAAGATGAAGACGATGACGACAGCGACGAGGATGAGGAAGTAGAAGACGAAGAAGAGGACAAGAAAGAGAAGAAGGACGAGAAAGACAAAGAAGACGAGGAAGAAGAAAAAGAAGACAAGAAAGAAGATAAAAAGAAAGCACCAGCAAAAAAATCAACAGCCAAGAAAACGGCATCTAAAAGTACAAGCACTAAAAGTAAGCCAAGAAAGAAACGGACACCAGCAAAGAAGAGCACGACAAAGAAAACAGGCGGTACAACCGTTTCAAGTAACGACGATACGAAGTCATAG
- a CDS encoding carbohydrate ABC transporter permease, whose amino-acid sequence MVAPALILVILVTLWPVAQSFYNSLFDYRLSDPSRSERFLDANMDLERYANDYFYLERDLEALESQASGDDATAIANIVSGISEFHTELLEMDGVSEQYEEVEERIASFSAIADSDLKYAEVENEWAEEYKAFLDDAEAQLEGISENAQDEQFATVASNVAGSLSSVNTAVIESNFIGLSNYGRYLTEGRMWQAMWNTLLFTIASVGAELVLGLLIALLINRVFIGRGIVRASVLIPWAIPTAVAAMMWGFLYDGQTGIVAHYFEQFGLIDDASVLLSTGAGGMFSVIFADVWKTTPYMALLLLAGLQTISGSLYEAAEVDGASKWQQFWKITLPLLKSAILVALLFRTLDAFRVFDLIWVLTGGGPANATESISIYAYITLFSQSNFGAGSTLSVIVFLSVAIISIFFIKFIGSDLFAGKQGR is encoded by the coding sequence ATGGTCGCACCAGCCCTCATTCTCGTTATTCTTGTTACATTGTGGCCTGTTGCGCAATCCTTCTATAATAGCCTCTTTGACTACAGACTAAGCGATCCTTCCCGTTCTGAGAGGTTCCTTGATGCGAATATGGACCTTGAACGCTATGCGAACGACTATTTTTACCTTGAACGGGATCTTGAAGCACTTGAATCCCAGGCAAGCGGCGATGATGCAACTGCGATCGCCAACATTGTCTCTGGAATTAGCGAATTCCACACTGAACTTCTTGAAATGGATGGCGTCAGTGAACAGTATGAAGAGGTTGAAGAGCGGATCGCATCCTTCTCAGCCATTGCTGACAGTGACCTGAAGTACGCTGAAGTTGAAAATGAATGGGCGGAAGAATATAAAGCATTCCTTGATGATGCAGAAGCCCAGTTAGAAGGGATTTCTGAGAATGCTCAGGACGAACAGTTTGCTACGGTGGCGTCCAATGTCGCAGGCTCTCTTAGTTCCGTTAATACAGCTGTCATCGAATCCAACTTTATCGGACTGTCCAATTATGGCCGTTATTTAACTGAAGGCCGGATGTGGCAGGCGATGTGGAACACATTACTTTTCACCATTGCATCAGTTGGAGCTGAGCTTGTCCTCGGTCTGCTGATCGCCCTTTTGATTAACCGTGTATTTATCGGAAGAGGGATTGTCCGTGCATCAGTTCTGATTCCATGGGCGATTCCAACAGCGGTTGCAGCAATGATGTGGGGCTTTTTATATGATGGCCAGACAGGGATCGTTGCACATTACTTTGAACAATTCGGTCTGATAGACGATGCATCCGTCCTCCTCTCTACAGGAGCCGGTGGTATGTTCTCTGTTATCTTTGCAGATGTCTGGAAAACGACACCTTACATGGCACTTCTGCTCCTGGCAGGTTTGCAGACGATTTCAGGCTCGCTTTATGAGGCGGCAGAAGTCGATGGCGCAAGTAAGTGGCAGCAATTCTGGAAGATTACCCTTCCGCTGTTGAAATCAGCTATTCTTGTTGCTTTGCTATTCCGTACGCTTGATGCCTTCCGGGTATTTGATTTGATCTGGGTATTAACAGGCGGTGGACCGGCAAATGCTACCGAGTCTATCTCAATCTATGCTTACATTACACTATTTTCACAGTCGAACTTCGGTGCAGGCTCAACGCTTTCTGTCATCGTGTTCTTATCGGTTGCGATTATTTCAATCTTCTTTATCAAATTCATCGGTTCTGATTTGTTTGCCGGCAAACAGGGTCGCTAA